The Betaproteobacteria bacterium genome has a window encoding:
- the cysK gene encoding cysteine synthase A, translating to MTKRFANILETIGNTPVVRINRLAPAHVNLFVKIEAFNPLGSVKDRLAIGVIEAAEKSGALKPGQTIIEATSGNTGIGLAMVCAAKGYPLVLIMAEPFSVERRKLMRFLGAKVVITPAADRALGMVQKMEELAGKHGWFMPRQFENEANADYHSRTTAREIVDDFAGERLDYWVTGYGTGGTLKGVARVLRKERPETKIVVCEPEDAPLLGSKIEQQRKPDGTPAAAHPSFKPHPMQGWTPDFIPKLTGDAVDMKLIDRILPIPGPESIRCSKELAAKEGVFVGISSGGTFAGALKVAAQAEKGATILCMLPDTGERYLSTPLFADVPADMTEEELVISRSTPSNQLKS from the coding sequence ATGACCAAGCGATTCGCGAATATCCTCGAAACGATCGGCAACACGCCCGTGGTCCGGATCAACCGGCTGGCGCCGGCGCACGTGAACCTGTTCGTCAAGATCGAAGCGTTCAATCCACTCGGCTCGGTCAAGGATCGCCTCGCGATCGGTGTGATCGAGGCGGCGGAGAAGTCCGGGGCGCTGAAGCCCGGGCAGACGATAATCGAGGCGACCAGCGGCAACACCGGCATCGGGCTTGCGATGGTCTGTGCCGCCAAGGGCTATCCGCTGGTGCTCATCATGGCCGAGCCGTTCAGCGTCGAGCGGCGCAAGCTCATGCGCTTCCTGGGCGCCAAGGTCGTCATCACGCCCGCCGCCGACCGCGCGCTGGGCATGGTCCAGAAGATGGAGGAGCTGGCCGGCAAGCACGGCTGGTTCATGCCTCGCCAGTTCGAGAACGAGGCCAATGCCGATTACCACTCGCGCACGACCGCCCGCGAGATCGTCGACGATTTCGCCGGCGAGCGGCTCGACTACTGGGTGACGGGCTACGGCACCGGCGGCACCTTGAAGGGTGTCGCGCGGGTGCTCCGGAAAGAGCGGCCGGAGACGAAGATCGTCGTATGCGAGCCGGAGGATGCTCCGCTGCTGGGAAGCAAGATCGAGCAGCAGCGCAAGCCCGATGGCACGCCGGCGGCGGCGCACCCAAGCTTCAAGCCCCATCCCATGCAGGGCTGGACGCCGGACTTCATCCCGAAGCTGACCGGAGACGCCGTGGATATGAAGCTCATCGACCGCATTTTGCCGATCCCGGGCCCGGAGTCCATCCGCTGCAGCAAGGAGCTGGCGGCGAAGGAGGGCGTCTTCGTCGGCATCAGCTCCGGCGGAACGTTCGCCGGCGCTCTCAAGGTCGCGGCGCAAGCGGAGAAGGGCGCGACGATCCTGTGCATGCTGCCGGACACGGGCGAGCGCTATCTGAGCACGCCGCTGTTCGCCGATGTCCCGGCCGACATGACCGAGGAGGAGCTCGTGATTTCGCGCTCGACGCCCTCCAACCAGTTGAAGAGCTGA